The window TACGATCGGCCATGGTCGATTTCGCCTTGACCGCAGACGCGGAGAATGAACGCGCCCCGCTGGCCGCCCGCGCGCGACAGCCCGCAGCACCTGGGGCCCCTGTGGCGGCACGTGCTCGGTGATCGCCTGCGCGGTCTGCGACACGAAAGCGGCAAGACGCTCGGCGAGGTCGCCCGTCGCGCCGGAGTCTCGCCCCAGTACCTCTCCGAGATCGAGCGAGGCCTCAAGGAGCCGTCGAGCGAGATGATCGCGGCGGTGATGCGCGCCCTGGGCATCACCCTGGTCGACCTCACACTCGACATCGCGGAGAGTCTCATCGCGGCGCAGCAATCCGTGCAACCGGTGTCGCTGCGGCAGTCCACGGTCGCACTCGCCGCCTGACTCTTCCGAGGAACGGATGCCGCGGCATCCACCCCTCAGCGTCACAGGTCAGGCGACCCCTGCGACAAAAGCGTGCCGAGTGGGAGCTCGAGCGCGACGCCATTGATCGTCGCGAAGGTGACGAGCCCGGCGAGTGCGGCGACGTTGATCACCACAGTGACCCAGAACGCGCGGCGGAACGAGCGTTTGCGGGTCTTGTGCCGGAACAGCTGCTGCGCGATGAGGGCGCCTGGCCAGCCGCAGAAGAGGCCGAGCGCGAGGAGCGTCTGCTCCGAGATCCGATGCCGGTCACCGCGGGCGGCGGCTTTGTCGATCCCGTATGCCGCGAAGGCG is drawn from Microbacterium sp. zg-B96 and contains these coding sequences:
- a CDS encoding helix-turn-helix transcriptional regulator encodes the protein MNAPRWPPARDSPQHLGPLWRHVLGDRLRGLRHESGKTLGEVARRAGVSPQYLSEIERGLKEPSSEMIAAVMRALGITLVDLTLDIAESLIAAQQSVQPVSLRQSTVALAA
- a CDS encoding DUF1294 domain-containing protein gives rise to the protein MLDLPWWMPALYGVLSVVAFAAYGIDKAAARGDRHRISEQTLLALGLFCGWPGALIAQQLFRHKTRKRSFRRAFWVTVVINVAALAGLVTFATINGVALELPLGTLLSQGSPDL